One stretch of Leptospira mtsangambouensis DNA includes these proteins:
- a CDS encoding type I phosphomannose isomerase catalytic subunit produces MEKIPKVLFVTPLYKEKIWGGRKLETFLGRKIPEGSIGESWEVSVYGSDVSPIKNIEFHNTPLTDLIRKAPESVLGKPFTKSGLPLLVKVIDAKEKLSVQVHPDDDYALKYDPKSNGKKECWYVLSAEPGAELVVGFDTNTSKEEYESLVKQNLGENVLRKWKVKPGDVFLLNPGTIHAIGGGVLLLEVQQSSDSTYRVYDYGRLGDDGNPRELHLEKALAVLNFQKSDGSEKQTKQLITYHPFPRYLFTSNDKFRLESWEFNQAQNFTFSKLGDPVTFGIFYTVSGSIYFPEFQKLVGPNETFMITAAGFSETISAFAETGTKLAFMSAGSDSVKYQ; encoded by the coding sequence ATGGAAAAGATTCCCAAAGTTCTATTTGTAACCCCCCTCTATAAAGAAAAAATCTGGGGAGGAAGAAAACTCGAAACATTTCTCGGCCGTAAAATTCCAGAAGGATCCATTGGGGAATCTTGGGAAGTTTCTGTTTATGGATCAGACGTTTCCCCAATCAAAAATATAGAGTTCCATAATACTCCACTAACAGACCTTATCCGAAAAGCACCAGAATCTGTCCTTGGAAAACCATTTACAAAATCGGGATTACCTTTACTTGTCAAGGTCATAGATGCCAAAGAAAAACTTTCCGTCCAAGTTCATCCCGATGACGATTACGCACTCAAATACGATCCCAAATCAAATGGGAAAAAAGAATGTTGGTATGTTTTATCTGCTGAACCTGGAGCTGAACTTGTAGTCGGTTTCGATACCAATACGAGCAAAGAAGAGTATGAATCCCTAGTGAAACAGAATTTAGGCGAAAATGTTCTCAGGAAATGGAAAGTAAAACCTGGTGATGTTTTTCTATTAAACCCAGGAACTATCCATGCCATTGGTGGTGGTGTTTTACTTTTAGAAGTGCAACAATCTTCTGATTCAACATACAGAGTGTACGATTATGGAAGATTGGGTGACGATGGAAACCCAAGAGAGCTTCATTTAGAAAAAGCACTCGCAGTTCTCAATTTTCAAAAATCAGATGGTTCTGAAAAACAAACAAAACAACTGATCACATACCATCCTTTTCCAAGATATCTTTTTACCTCTAATGACAAATTTAGATTGGAATCTTGGGAGTTCAACCAAGCCCAAAATTTCACCTTTTCAAAATTAGGTGACCCTGTAACTTTTGGAATTTTTTATACTGTCTCTGGATCTATTTATTTTCCAGAATTCCAGAAACTTGTAGGACCGAACGAAACGTTTATGATCACAGCAGCTGGGTTTTCAGAAACTATCTCTGCCTTTGCGGAAACTGGTACGAAGCTAGCATTTATGTCTGCCGGTTCAGATTCCGTAAAATATCAATAG
- a CDS encoding LIC_10421 family protein, whose product MKKIISLLLVLASTSVFALSDLENLMIKEANSPESKQAARSYLNAMAKEKEASAKRHEKMAGNKGGKAISEAKFKEHCLSLAKEFRIEAEEYKKAADDLK is encoded by the coding sequence ATGAAAAAAATAATTTCCCTATTACTCGTGTTAGCATCTACATCAGTATTTGCTTTGTCTGACTTGGAAAACTTGATGATTAAAGAGGCAAATTCTCCAGAAAGTAAACAAGCTGCACGTTCTTATCTCAATGCTATGGCAAAAGAAAAAGAAGCAAGTGCGAAGAGACACGAAAAAATGGCGGGCAACAAAGGTGGAAAAGCAATCAGTGAAGCAAAGTTTAAAGAACATTGCTTATCACTTGCAAAAGAATTTCGTATAGAAGCAGAAGAATACAAAAAAGCTGCAGATGATTTGAAATAA
- a CDS encoding pirin family protein, with protein sequence MTKSLVGHSKDLGDNFVIRRVLPAMEKRSVGPFVFFDHFGPVPVVTGEELVVRAHPHIGLATITFLYDGVITHRDSLKVEMDIRPHETNWMVAGSGIVHSERSKFDPKYEILEGIQTWIALPKDKEEIDPSFEHFSEQEIPVLTKEGLVFRLLGGSFLGLHSPATVHSPLIYADIEIKQNADVVNWVLSDKEEAGLYVSRGAIESNGESYTVGSMVLFEKGTSVSFKAKQNSRLILLGGEPLTEKRHLFWNFVSTKQETIDRAKERWAKDEFPKVPKETDRIPLPT encoded by the coding sequence ATGACAAAATCTCTTGTTGGACACTCAAAAGACTTAGGTGACAATTTTGTGATCCGACGTGTTCTTCCGGCAATGGAGAAACGTTCAGTAGGTCCCTTTGTTTTTTTTGATCACTTTGGTCCAGTACCTGTAGTGACCGGAGAAGAGCTAGTGGTCCGAGCGCATCCACATATTGGTCTTGCTACCATAACTTTTTTGTATGATGGGGTCATCACTCATCGTGATAGTTTGAAAGTGGAAATGGACATTCGTCCACATGAAACCAATTGGATGGTAGCCGGATCAGGAATCGTTCACAGTGAACGTTCAAAATTTGATCCTAAATACGAAATATTAGAAGGCATTCAAACATGGATTGCTTTGCCGAAAGATAAAGAAGAAATAGATCCTAGTTTTGAACATTTTTCGGAACAAGAAATTCCTGTTTTAACAAAAGAAGGTTTGGTTTTTCGTTTATTAGGTGGTAGTTTTTTAGGATTACATTCCCCCGCCACAGTCCATTCCCCTTTGATATATGCTGATATTGAAATCAAACAAAACGCAGATGTTGTCAATTGGGTTCTTTCTGATAAAGAAGAAGCGGGACTTTATGTGTCCCGAGGTGCGATTGAATCCAACGGGGAATCTTATACAGTAGGATCCATGGTTTTATTTGAAAAGGGAACTTCTGTTTCCTTTAAGGCCAAACAAAATAGCCGTTTGATTTTACTTGGTGGAGAACCACTTACGGAAAAAAGACATTTGTTTTGGAACTTTGTTTCGACTAAACAAGAAACAATCGATAGAGCAAAGGAAAGATGGGCAAAAGATGAATTTCCGAAAGTTCCTAAAGAAACAGATCGAATTCCTTTGCCCACTTAA
- a CDS encoding family 43 glycosylhydrolase: MNKQNIYWQLYQDDPILKPGFPSPVLADPSFLFPENCPDGLWHLFAHNIFGVQEFLSEDGIHWKKRKTVVWNAMRPFIFLEDGTYYLYYEKYKFLHVLMSWFPYRKWKSHIEVRTSKDLKSWSSPKTVITPKFPFHKDPKYGESVSNPCLVKFGKKYRMYFSSSLVFIPDCGFCEPKHITVAEANSPLGPFSYFSDPILSPNEMDPFCNLGAGSIKVIEWKGRYLGFQNGIFWNPVRKESCSAILFLQSEDGIHFDRINQTPILGPTGRGWKASHVYACDVKYSETEKIFILYFNARNKAHWTQGKEAIGLFVGKVEESKTSGTKSTKQIKKQKPTAKKKISKPKPKVKKSKR, encoded by the coding sequence TTGAACAAACAAAATATCTATTGGCAACTTTACCAAGATGATCCTATTTTAAAGCCCGGATTCCCATCCCCTGTTTTGGCGGATCCGAGTTTTTTATTCCCTGAAAATTGCCCTGATGGACTTTGGCATCTTTTTGCTCACAATATTTTTGGGGTTCAAGAATTCCTTTCGGAAGATGGAATCCATTGGAAAAAGAGAAAAACCGTGGTTTGGAATGCCATGCGTCCTTTTATTTTTTTGGAAGATGGAACTTATTATTTATACTACGAAAAGTACAAATTCCTTCATGTCCTTATGTCTTGGTTTCCTTATCGGAAGTGGAAGTCTCATATCGAAGTTCGAACCAGTAAAGATTTAAAATCTTGGTCTTCGCCCAAAACTGTCATTACTCCAAAATTTCCCTTTCATAAAGATCCAAAATATGGAGAATCAGTCAGTAATCCTTGTTTGGTGAAGTTTGGGAAAAAGTACAGAATGTACTTTTCTTCCTCTCTCGTTTTTATCCCGGATTGTGGATTTTGTGAACCAAAACATATTACCGTTGCCGAAGCAAACTCCCCACTAGGACCTTTTTCTTATTTTTCTGATCCCATTCTTTCTCCGAACGAGATGGATCCATTTTGTAATTTGGGTGCAGGTTCCATCAAAGTGATTGAATGGAAAGGACGTTACTTAGGATTTCAAAATGGGATTTTTTGGAACCCTGTTAGAAAAGAATCCTGTTCGGCCATTCTCTTTTTACAAAGTGAAGATGGAATTCATTTTGATCGCATCAACCAAACACCTATCCTTGGACCTACAGGAAGAGGATGGAAAGCAAGCCATGTATATGCTTGTGATGTGAAGTATTCGGAAACAGAAAAAATCTTTATTCTCTATTTTAATGCTCGAAACAAAGCACATTGGACCCAAGGCAAAGAAGCCATTGGTCTTTTTGTAGGTAAGGTAGAAGAATCCAAAACTTCTGGAACCAAATCTACCAAACAAATCAAAAAACAAAAACCAACTGCGAAAAAGAAAATATCCAAACCAAAACCGAAGGTAAAGAAGTCTAAACGCTAA